From Candidatus Palauibacter soopunensis, one genomic window encodes:
- the floA gene encoding flotillin-like protein FloA (flotillin-like protein involved in membrane lipid rafts) produces MLQDLAGSGIILLIAVALGLLILSWIVPIRLWVTAIASGVRVGLGSLVGMRLRKIPPPRIVYPLISSYKAGLPLHTNELESHFLAGGDVERVVNALISADKAQIELPFRQAAAIDLAGRDVLDAVQVSVNPRVIQTPKVAAMAKDGIQLIATARVTVRANINRLVGGAGEETILARVGEGIVSTIGSASSHKAVLENPDNISKTVLAKGLDSGTAFEILSIDIADVDVGKNIGAELQTDQAEADKRIAQAKAEERRAMAVASEQENRALVEQMQAEVVKAEAEVPLAMAEAFREGNLGIMDYMKYRNIQSDTQMRRSIAKPPEGDKDA; encoded by the coding sequence ATGCTGCAGGATCTTGCGGGAAGCGGGATCATCCTTCTCATCGCCGTCGCGCTCGGCCTCCTCATTCTGTCGTGGATCGTGCCGATCCGACTGTGGGTTACGGCGATCGCGTCGGGGGTCCGGGTGGGCCTCGGCAGCCTGGTGGGGATGCGCCTGAGGAAGATCCCTCCGCCGCGGATCGTCTATCCGCTCATCAGCTCCTACAAGGCGGGGCTTCCGCTCCACACGAACGAACTGGAATCGCATTTCCTCGCGGGCGGCGACGTGGAGCGGGTCGTGAACGCGCTCATCTCGGCGGACAAGGCGCAGATCGAACTGCCGTTCCGGCAGGCGGCCGCGATCGACCTCGCGGGACGGGACGTGCTCGACGCGGTACAGGTCTCCGTCAACCCGCGCGTCATCCAGACGCCGAAGGTCGCCGCCATGGCGAAGGACGGGATCCAGCTCATCGCGACGGCGCGCGTGACGGTGCGGGCCAACATCAACCGCCTCGTCGGCGGGGCGGGGGAGGAGACGATCCTCGCGCGCGTCGGCGAAGGGATCGTGTCCACGATCGGGTCGGCTTCGTCCCACAAGGCCGTGCTCGAGAACCCGGACAACATCTCGAAGACCGTGCTCGCGAAGGGGCTCGACTCCGGGACCGCGTTCGAGATCCTCTCCATCGACATCGCCGACGTCGACGTGGGGAAGAACATCGGCGCCGAACTGCAGACGGACCAGGCGGAAGCGGACAAGCGGATCGCGCAGGCGAAGGCCGAGGAGCGGCGGGCCATGGCGGTCGCGTCGGAGCAGGAGAACCGGGCGCTCGTCGAGCAGATGCAGGCCGAAGTCGTGAAGGCCGAGGCGGAGGTCCCCCTCGCGATGGCCGAGGCGTTCCGCGAGGGCAACCTCGGCATCATGGACTACATGAAGTACCGCAACATCCAGAGCGATACGCAGATGCGCAGATCGATCGCGAAGCCGCCGGAAGGCGATAAGGACGCCTGA
- a CDS encoding VOC family protein, which produces MSDTPLGRFCWYELLTTDLDGAQDFYRRIVGWETGTWQGEGPPYITWNNNGTPIGGVMQLPDDALAGGAPAHWLPYVSTPNVDATVAKAEGLGGGVIHRMEIPDVGHIAVLRDPGGAVFTAYQPSDETPGHDGPPTLGEFSWHELVAGDLDAAWSFYADLFGWEKTTAMDMGEAGIYQMYGRDGKELGGMMNRSDDMPPPCWGLYILVSDVHASAELVKELGGSVVMGPMEVPGGEFILQGIDPQGAAFALHSR; this is translated from the coding sequence ATGTCTGACACGCCGCTCGGCCGCTTCTGCTGGTACGAGCTTCTCACCACGGACCTCGATGGCGCGCAGGATTTCTACCGGCGGATCGTCGGCTGGGAGACCGGAACATGGCAGGGCGAAGGCCCGCCCTACATCACCTGGAACAACAACGGCACCCCCATCGGCGGCGTGATGCAGCTTCCGGACGACGCCCTCGCCGGCGGGGCCCCGGCCCACTGGCTACCGTACGTGTCGACGCCGAATGTGGACGCGACGGTGGCAAAGGCGGAGGGGCTCGGAGGCGGCGTGATCCACCGCATGGAGATCCCCGACGTCGGCCATATCGCGGTCCTCAGGGATCCCGGCGGCGCGGTGTTCACGGCCTACCAGCCTTCAGACGAGACGCCCGGGCACGATGGGCCGCCCACCCTCGGAGAGTTCTCCTGGCACGAGTTGGTCGCCGGCGACCTCGACGCGGCCTGGTCGTTCTACGCCGACCTGTTCGGCTGGGAGAAGACGACGGCGATGGACATGGGCGAGGCCGGCATCTACCAGATGTACGGGCGCGACGGCAAGGAGCTGGGCGGCATGATGAACCGGAGCGACGACATGCCGCCGCCGTGCTGGGGGCTCTACATCCTCGTGTCCGACGTGCACGCCTCGGCCGAACTCGTGAAGGAGCTGGGCGGGTCGGTCGTCATGGGGCCGATGGAAGTCCCCGGCGGCGAGTTCATCCTGCAGGGCATCGACCCGCAGGGAGCCGCCTTCGCCCTGCACAGCAGGTAG
- a CDS encoding NfeD family protein — translation MKSGITGLPAPVLALGLAVVAVSASDGPVPPGLGTVFTPASRVEQSAQSAATVVRVPISGTIELGVAPFVARALSEAAESGAPAVIIELDTPGGRVDAAWKIIDDLRDAEVPTYAYVNRRALSAGAMIALATDRIYMRPGSTIGAATPVTGEGEKAPEKMVSAMRSEFRALAEERGLDPLVAEAMVDESIEVPGVSEAGRLLTLTTDEATALGVADAEVRDLIELLEVMRLPAAPVREVQPNWAEAIVRFLTNPAVAPLLLSLGFLGLIVEVRTPSFGVAGAVGLASLAAFFGAHHLVHLAGIEEILLFGAGAVLIALEVLVIPGFGVAGILGTAAILGAAVMGMVGQVPTFDQVFNAAGLVSLSIILVGVATWALVRHLPRSNRFSGLFLRDSTSRETGYLSVPPREDLVGERGVTSTDLRPTGVAIVNDERIHVVTEGPWLEAGTPIRVLEVASGRVLVRRAKEPSESETGNEV, via the coding sequence ATGAAATCGGGCATCACGGGGCTGCCGGCGCCGGTGCTTGCCCTCGGGCTGGCCGTCGTGGCGGTGTCCGCGTCGGACGGGCCCGTGCCGCCGGGACTCGGCACTGTCTTCACGCCAGCCTCGCGGGTCGAGCAGTCCGCGCAGTCCGCGGCCACGGTCGTTCGGGTGCCGATCTCCGGCACGATCGAACTCGGCGTGGCCCCGTTCGTGGCGCGTGCGCTCTCGGAAGCCGCGGAGTCCGGGGCGCCCGCCGTGATCATCGAACTCGACACGCCCGGGGGCCGGGTCGACGCGGCGTGGAAGATCATCGACGACCTGCGCGACGCGGAGGTCCCGACCTACGCCTACGTGAACCGTCGCGCCCTTTCGGCGGGCGCGATGATCGCGCTCGCGACGGACCGGATCTACATGCGGCCGGGCTCCACCATCGGCGCGGCCACCCCTGTCACCGGCGAGGGCGAGAAGGCTCCGGAGAAGATGGTGAGCGCGATGCGCTCCGAGTTCCGCGCGCTGGCCGAGGAGCGGGGGCTCGATCCGCTGGTCGCGGAGGCGATGGTGGACGAGAGCATCGAGGTCCCCGGCGTGAGCGAAGCCGGCAGGCTGCTCACCCTCACGACGGATGAGGCCACCGCGCTCGGCGTCGCGGACGCCGAGGTCCGTGACCTCATCGAACTCCTCGAGGTCATGCGGCTTCCGGCCGCCCCGGTGCGGGAAGTCCAGCCCAACTGGGCAGAAGCGATCGTCCGCTTCCTCACGAACCCGGCGGTCGCGCCTCTCCTCCTGAGCCTGGGCTTCCTCGGACTCATCGTGGAGGTGCGGACGCCGAGTTTCGGCGTGGCGGGCGCGGTGGGACTCGCCTCGCTGGCCGCGTTCTTCGGCGCGCACCACCTCGTCCACCTCGCCGGCATCGAGGAGATCCTCCTCTTCGGCGCGGGCGCCGTGCTCATCGCGCTTGAAGTCCTCGTCATCCCCGGCTTCGGGGTCGCCGGCATCCTGGGGACGGCGGCGATACTCGGGGCGGCCGTGATGGGCATGGTCGGCCAGGTCCCGACCTTCGACCAGGTGTTCAACGCGGCCGGGCTCGTCTCGCTCTCGATCATCCTTGTGGGGGTCGCGACGTGGGCCCTCGTGCGGCACCTGCCGCGCAGCAACCGCTTCTCCGGACTCTTCCTCCGTGACTCGACGAGCCGCGAGACGGGATATCTCTCCGTGCCGCCGCGCGAGGATCTGGTCGGAGAACGCGGCGTCACGTCCACCGACCTGCGGCCCACGGGGGTCGCGATCGTCAACGATGAACGCATTCATGTCGTGACCGAGGGTCCCTGGCTCGAGGCCGGGACCCCCATACGCGTGCTCGAGGTCGCGAGCGGGCGAGTGCTCGTGCGCCGCGCCAAGGAGCCGTCCGAATCCGAAACCGGGAACGAGGTCTGA
- a CDS encoding SURF1 family protein, which translates to MNRRILLCAVALALGALFVRLGFWQLDRHGERSAGVRARAERADAPRLEWLGPGDVPPDTAGLIGRRARLAGRWDRAGEVILRSRTLDGRAGAEVLTPFLVGGDAGPVVMVLRGWLPAPDGLRPDLASGWTGSPGDASEARAPSEVEGVFVSSRDGRGGQPLRPEIAGAQHLAIAGLDLALIRKQTDLDPSPHVLRADDPPPGGVLRPARALETDAGPHLSYAIQWFAFAVIGLGGTAILLRSSGGRKSPSERKRS; encoded by the coding sequence ATGAACCGAAGGATTCTGCTGTGCGCCGTGGCCCTGGCCCTGGGGGCGCTTTTTGTCCGCCTCGGGTTCTGGCAACTCGACCGGCACGGGGAACGGAGCGCGGGGGTGCGCGCGCGCGCCGAGCGCGCCGACGCCCCGCGGCTCGAGTGGCTCGGCCCCGGCGACGTGCCTCCCGATACGGCGGGCCTCATCGGCCGCCGCGCGCGGCTCGCCGGCCGGTGGGACCGGGCCGGCGAAGTCATCCTCCGCAGCCGCACCCTGGACGGGCGGGCCGGCGCGGAGGTGCTGACCCCGTTCCTCGTCGGCGGCGACGCCGGGCCGGTCGTGATGGTCCTGCGCGGCTGGCTGCCCGCGCCCGACGGCCTGCGCCCCGACCTCGCGTCCGGCTGGACGGGTTCACCCGGCGACGCCTCGGAGGCGCGCGCGCCGAGCGAGGTCGAGGGGGTCTTCGTGTCCTCGCGGGATGGCCGCGGCGGACAACCGCTCCGGCCTGAGATCGCCGGAGCCCAGCACCTCGCCATCGCGGGGCTCGACCTGGCCCTCATCCGTAAACAGACCGACCTGGACCCCTCTCCCCATGTCCTGCGCGCGGACGACCCTCCCCCGGGCGGCGTCCTGCGTCCCGCCCGCGCGCTCGAGACCGACGCCGGCCCGCACCTGTCCTACGCGATCCAGTGGTTCGCGTTCGCCGTCATCGGGCTGGGCGGGACCGCGATTCTGCTCCGCTCCTCAGGCGGCCGGAAGTCCCCCTCCGAAAGGAAGCGATCGTGA
- a CDS encoding 4-coumarate--CoA ligase family protein translates to MNAAARGLAAALPRRRRFADLPAMIFQSPHPPITVPEQSFSDYLLGSLGERRDKPAFIEGPSGRVVTYGQLRDQARAAARGLATRGLGRGGVVAICSPNLPEYATAFLAAGMAGGCNTTLNPLSTDDELVSQLNDSGARWFITVPPLLERARAVAARTGIEEIFVFGAAEGATAFADLIADGTKDGSDAEPAGIRDSAEDLLTLPYSSGTTGVSKGVMLTHRNLVANIEQFSAIGLVEPDDVVLAVLPFFHIYGMVVVMSGALKAGATVVTMPRFDLEEFLGAIQQYRATCLYLVPPIVLGLAKHPAVDDYDLSSVNWIMSGAAPLGEEIALACQDRIGCRVFQGYGLTEASPVTHVCFGESVDADKIGTIGPTIPSTEMMIVDLESGEALGPGGEGEVWVRGPQVMKGYLGNPEATAATVDAEGWLHTGDVGRADEDGYVTIVDRAKELIKYKGYQVAPAELEDLLLSHPAVADVAVIPVADEEAGEIPKACVVRAGDVSGEEIMRYVAERVAPQKKVRAVEFLEEIPKSASGKILRRFLVARERAASS, encoded by the coding sequence GTGAACGCAGCCGCGCGCGGGTTGGCGGCCGCCTTGCCGCGCCGCCGCCGATTCGCCGATCTTCCGGCGATGATCTTCCAGAGTCCCCATCCCCCGATCACCGTGCCGGAGCAGTCGTTCTCCGATTACCTCCTGGGCTCCCTCGGGGAGCGCCGGGACAAACCCGCGTTCATCGAAGGGCCGAGCGGCCGGGTGGTGACGTACGGTCAACTCCGGGATCAGGCGCGCGCCGCTGCACGAGGCCTCGCGACCCGCGGACTGGGGCGCGGAGGCGTCGTGGCCATCTGCAGCCCGAACCTGCCCGAGTACGCGACGGCGTTCCTCGCGGCGGGCATGGCCGGCGGCTGTAACACGACGCTCAACCCTCTCAGCACGGACGACGAACTCGTCTCCCAGTTGAACGACTCCGGCGCCCGCTGGTTCATCACCGTCCCCCCGCTTCTCGAAAGGGCGCGAGCCGTCGCGGCGCGGACGGGCATCGAAGAGATCTTCGTCTTCGGCGCGGCCGAGGGCGCCACTGCCTTCGCCGACCTCATCGCGGACGGGACGAAGGACGGGTCGGATGCGGAGCCGGCGGGCATCCGGGATTCCGCCGAGGACCTCCTCACGCTCCCGTATTCGAGCGGCACGACGGGGGTTTCGAAGGGCGTGATGCTCACGCACCGGAACCTCGTCGCGAACATCGAGCAGTTCAGCGCCATCGGTCTGGTGGAACCCGACGATGTGGTGCTCGCCGTCCTCCCCTTCTTCCACATCTACGGGATGGTCGTGGTCATGAGCGGCGCCCTGAAGGCGGGCGCGACCGTCGTCACCATGCCCCGCTTCGATCTCGAGGAGTTCCTCGGGGCGATTCAGCAGTACCGGGCCACCTGTCTCTACCTCGTTCCGCCCATCGTGCTCGGCCTTGCCAAGCACCCCGCGGTCGACGACTACGACCTCTCGTCCGTGAACTGGATCATGTCCGGGGCCGCCCCGCTGGGAGAGGAAATCGCCCTCGCCTGCCAGGACCGGATCGGGTGCCGCGTGTTCCAGGGCTACGGCCTCACGGAGGCGAGTCCCGTGACCCACGTCTGTTTCGGGGAGAGCGTCGATGCGGACAAGATCGGGACGATCGGGCCGACGATCCCGAGCACGGAGATGATGATCGTCGATCTCGAATCCGGCGAAGCGCTGGGACCCGGCGGGGAAGGGGAGGTGTGGGTCCGCGGCCCGCAGGTGATGAAGGGATATCTCGGGAATCCCGAGGCCACCGCGGCCACGGTCGATGCCGAGGGCTGGCTCCACACCGGGGATGTGGGGCGCGCGGACGAGGACGGATATGTGACGATCGTCGACCGGGCCAAGGAACTCATCAAGTACAAGGGTTACCAGGTGGCCCCCGCCGAGCTCGAGGATCTTCTCCTCTCCCATCCGGCCGTGGCCGACGTCGCCGTCATTCCGGTGGCGGACGAGGAAGCCGGAGAGATCCCGAAGGCGTGCGTCGTGCGGGCGGGGGACGTGAGCGGCGAGGAGATCATGCGGTACGTGGCGGAGCGGGTGGCGCCGCAGAAGAAGGTGCGCGCGGTGGAGTTCCTGGAGGAGATTCCGAAGTCGGCGTCGGGCAAGATCCTGCGGCGGTTCCTGGTGGCGCGCGAGCGGGCCGCGTCATCGTGA